In one Pseudomonas sp. SCA2728.1_7 genomic region, the following are encoded:
- the ettA gene encoding energy-dependent translational throttle protein EttA, with translation MAQYVFTMHRLGKVVPPKREILKNISLSFFPGAKIGVLGLNGSGKSTLLKIMAGVDTEFEGEARPMPELNIGYLPQEPQLDPTKTVREVVEEAVSVIKNAQARLDEVYAAYAEEDADFDKLAAEQAKLEAILQASDGHNLDRQLEVAADALRLPAWDAKVEFLSGGEKRRVALCRLLLSAPDMLLLDEPTNHLDADSVAWLEHFLHDFPGTVVAITHDRYFLDNVAGWILELDRGAGIPYEGNYSGWLEAKSDRLAAESKQQSAHEKAMKEELEWVRKGAKARQSKSKARLQRFEEMQSQEFQKRSETNEIYIPAGPRLGDKVIEFKNVTKGYGDRVLIDNLSFAMPKGAIVGVIGGNGAGKSTLFRMLMGKETPDSGSIEVGETVQLACVDQSRDDLDGSKTVFQQISDGSDQIRIGNYEIPSRTYVGRFNFKGGDQQKFVKDLSGGERGRLHLALTLKEGGNVLLLDEPSNDLDVETLRSLEEALLDFPGAAIVISHDRWFLDRVATHILAYEDDSQAIFFEGNYTEYETDRKKRLGEAAAQPHRVRHKKLA, from the coding sequence ATGGCTCAATACGTCTTCACCATGCATCGGCTGGGCAAAGTTGTTCCGCCGAAGCGGGAAATTCTCAAAAACATTTCGCTGTCCTTCTTCCCCGGCGCCAAGATCGGCGTACTCGGCCTCAACGGTTCGGGTAAGTCCACGCTGCTGAAAATCATGGCCGGCGTCGACACCGAGTTCGAGGGCGAAGCCCGTCCGATGCCGGAGCTGAACATCGGTTATCTGCCGCAAGAGCCACAACTTGATCCGACCAAGACCGTGCGTGAAGTGGTCGAGGAAGCGGTCAGCGTGATCAAGAACGCCCAGGCGCGCCTGGACGAGGTCTACGCGGCTTACGCTGAAGAAGACGCCGACTTCGACAAACTGGCTGCCGAGCAAGCCAAGCTCGAAGCGATCCTGCAAGCCAGCGACGGTCACAACCTCGATCGTCAACTGGAAGTCGCCGCCGACGCACTGCGTCTGCCGGCCTGGGACGCCAAGGTCGAATTCCTCTCTGGTGGTGAAAAACGTCGTGTGGCCCTGTGCCGCCTGCTGCTGTCCGCGCCGGACATGCTGCTGCTCGACGAACCGACCAACCACTTGGACGCCGATTCCGTTGCGTGGCTGGAGCACTTCCTGCACGACTTCCCGGGCACTGTGGTAGCGATCACGCACGACCGTTACTTCCTCGACAACGTTGCTGGCTGGATTCTGGAACTCGACCGCGGCGCGGGCATCCCGTACGAAGGCAACTACTCGGGTTGGCTCGAAGCCAAGTCCGATCGTCTGGCCGCCGAATCCAAGCAACAGTCGGCCCACGAAAAAGCCATGAAAGAAGAACTGGAGTGGGTGCGCAAAGGCGCGAAAGCCCGCCAGTCGAAATCCAAGGCACGTCTGCAACGCTTCGAAGAAATGCAATCGCAGGAATTCCAGAAGCGCAGCGAAACCAACGAGATCTACATCCCGGCTGGTCCACGCTTGGGCGACAAGGTCATCGAATTCAAGAACGTCACCAAGGGCTACGGCGATCGCGTGCTGATCGACAACCTGTCGTTCGCGATGCCGAAAGGCGCCATCGTTGGCGTGATCGGCGGTAACGGTGCCGGTAAATCGACTCTGTTCCGTATGTTGATGGGCAAGGAAACACCGGATTCGGGCAGCATCGAAGTCGGCGAAACCGTGCAACTGGCCTGCGTTGACCAGAGCCGTGATGACCTGGATGGCAGCAAGACTGTATTCCAGCAAATCTCCGACGGTTCCGATCAGATTCGCATCGGCAACTACGAGATCCCGTCGCGCACCTACGTCGGTCGCTTCAACTTCAAGGGCGGCGACCAGCAAAAGTTCGTCAAGGACCTGTCCGGTGGTGAGCGCGGTCGTCTGCACCTGGCGCTGACCCTGAAGGAGGGCGGCAACGTCCTGCTGCTCGACGAACCGTCCAACGACCTCGACGTGGAAACCCTGCGTTCGCTGGAAGAAGCCCTGCTGGACTTCCCGGGCGCCGCCATTGTGATCTCTCACGATCGGTGGTTCCTTGACCGTGTGGCGACGCACATCCTGGCGTACGAAGACGACTCGCAAGCGATCTTCTTCGAAGGTAACTACACCGAGTACGAAACGGATCGCAAGAAACGCCTCGGCGAAGCGGCTGCCCAGCCACACCGGGTACGTCACAAGAAACTGGCCTGA
- a CDS encoding GreA/GreB family elongation factor, whose translation MSRAFVNEDNAAAQADQPVERQVSEQPNYVTAQGLAQLQEKVAELQTLHAEQSARGEQADKQRLADLQRDLRYFNQRLSSAQVAVAATSTAKVQIGSWVTYADEHDTESRVQLVGEDQADASKGLINWGSPLGRALLGARLNDEVLWQRPAGDQVIEVIRIEPA comes from the coding sequence ATGAGTCGCGCATTCGTCAACGAAGACAACGCCGCCGCACAAGCCGATCAGCCGGTCGAACGCCAGGTCAGCGAGCAGCCCAATTACGTCACGGCGCAAGGGCTGGCGCAGTTGCAAGAAAAAGTCGCCGAACTGCAAACCCTGCATGCCGAACAATCAGCCAGAGGTGAGCAGGCCGACAAGCAACGGCTGGCGGATCTGCAACGTGATTTGCGTTATTTCAATCAGCGCCTGAGCAGCGCACAAGTCGCCGTTGCAGCAACGTCCACCGCCAAAGTGCAGATCGGCAGTTGGGTGACCTACGCCGATGAGCACGACACCGAAAGCCGCGTGCAACTGGTCGGCGAAGATCAGGCCGATGCGAGCAAGGGCCTGATCAATTGGGGTTCACCGCTGGGCCGCGCGCTGCTGGGTGCGCGGCTCAATGACGAGGTGCTGTGGCAGCGCCCCGCCGGCGATCAAGTGATTGAAGTGATCCGCATCGAACCGGCTTAA
- the glyA gene encoding serine hydroxymethyltransferase — MFSRDLTIAKYDADLFAAMEQEAQRQEEHIELIASENYTSPAVMEAQGSVLTNKYAEGYPGKRYYGGCEYVDIVEQLAIDRAKELFGADYANVQPHAGSQANAAVYLALLQGGDTILGMSLAHGGHLTHGASVSSSGKLYNAVQYGIDANGLIDYDEVERLAVEHKPKMIVAGFSAYSQILDFPRFRAIADKVGAYLFVDMAHVAGLVAAGVYPNPVPFADVVTTTTHKTLRGPRGGLILARANAEIEKKLNSAVFPGAQGGPLEHVIAAKAICFKEALQPEFKAYQEQVVLNAQAMAEVFIERGFDVVSGGTKNHLFLLSLIKQDISGKDADAALGKAFITVNKNSVPNDPRSPFVTSGLRFGTPAVTTRGFKVAECKELAGWICDILADLNNEAVIDAVREKVKAICKKLPVYGA, encoded by the coding sequence ATGTTCAGCCGTGATTTGACTATTGCCAAGTACGACGCCGACCTTTTTGCCGCCATGGAGCAAGAAGCTCAGCGCCAGGAAGAACACATTGAGCTGATCGCTTCGGAAAACTACACCAGCCCAGCGGTGATGGAAGCTCAAGGCTCGGTCCTGACCAACAAGTACGCTGAAGGCTACCCAGGCAAGCGTTACTACGGTGGTTGCGAGTACGTCGACATCGTTGAACAACTGGCCATCGACCGCGCCAAAGAGCTGTTCGGCGCCGATTACGCCAACGTTCAGCCGCACGCAGGTTCGCAAGCCAACGCCGCTGTTTACCTGGCTCTGCTGCAAGGTGGCGACACCATTCTGGGCATGAGCCTGGCCCACGGTGGTCACCTGACCCACGGCGCCAGCGTTTCCTCCTCCGGCAAGCTGTACAACGCCGTACAGTACGGCATCGACGCCAACGGCCTGATCGACTACGACGAAGTCGAGCGTCTGGCGGTTGAGCACAAGCCGAAAATGATCGTGGCCGGTTTCTCTGCCTACTCGCAGATTCTCGACTTCCCACGCTTCCGCGCCATCGCTGACAAAGTCGGCGCTTACCTGTTCGTCGACATGGCTCACGTCGCCGGTCTGGTCGCCGCTGGCGTCTACCCGAACCCGGTGCCTTTCGCTGACGTCGTGACCACCACCACGCACAAGACCCTGCGCGGTCCACGTGGCGGCCTGATCCTGGCGCGCGCCAACGCCGAGATCGAGAAGAAGCTGAACTCCGCGGTATTCCCGGGCGCCCAGGGTGGCCCGCTGGAGCACGTGATTGCTGCCAAGGCGATCTGCTTCAAGGAAGCGCTGCAGCCTGAGTTCAAGGCCTACCAGGAACAAGTGGTGCTGAACGCCCAGGCCATGGCCGAAGTGTTCATCGAGCGCGGTTTCGACGTAGTTTCGGGCGGTACCAAGAACCACCTGTTCCTGCTGTCGCTGATCAAGCAGGACATCTCCGGTAAAGACGCCGACGCCGCTCTGGGCAAAGCGTTCATCACCGTGAACAAGAACTCCGTGCCAAACGATCCACGCTCGCCGTTCGTCACTTCCGGCCTGCGCTTCGGTACTCCGGCTGTGACCACTCGCGGCTTCAAGGTTGCAGAGTGCAAAGAGCTGGCCGGCTGGATCTGCGACATCCTGGCTGACCTGAACAACGAAGCGGTGATCGACGCCGTTCGTGAGAAAGTCAAAGCCATCTGCAAGAAACTGCCGGTGTACGGCGCTTGA
- a CDS encoding DUF3015 domain-containing protein — translation MKRILLGTLFTAVSINAMAQAPGGPDCGWGNMLFEGQRGTPAHFLASTTNGTSGNATFGMTSGTNGCSTNASLTYGGKSWFAMNGMMNELSEDMAKGNGEALTTYAVVLGVAPEDRAHFAAVTHEHFQQIFSKADVTAEDVHTNTLAVLKSDPRLAKYATQA, via the coding sequence ATGAAACGGATTCTTCTCGGTACTCTCTTCACCGCTGTATCCATCAACGCAATGGCGCAAGCTCCAGGCGGCCCGGATTGCGGTTGGGGCAACATGCTGTTCGAAGGTCAGCGTGGCACCCCGGCACACTTCCTCGCTTCCACCACCAACGGCACTTCCGGCAACGCCACCTTCGGCATGACGTCCGGCACCAACGGTTGCTCGACCAACGCATCGCTGACCTACGGCGGCAAATCCTGGTTTGCCATGAATGGCATGATGAACGAGCTGTCCGAAGACATGGCCAAAGGCAACGGCGAAGCGCTGACGACTTATGCCGTGGTACTGGGCGTGGCGCCGGAAGACCGTGCGCACTTCGCTGCTGTGACTCACGAGCACTTCCAGCAGATCTTCAGCAAGGCTGACGTGACCGCTGAAGACGTGCATACCAACACCCTGGCCGTACTGAAATCGGATCCTCGTCTGGCCAAGTACGCAACTCAGGCTTAA
- a CDS encoding C4-dicarboxylate transporter DctA translates to MLRWCSRSIFLQVVLGLMLGIVCGLTLPEYSTQLKPLGDGFIKLIKMLIGLIVFCVVVSGISGAGDLKKVGRIGLKSVIYFEVLTTIALVIGLVFAFSTGIGSGANIHLEQLSAADMGDIAQRGQHMHTTTQFLMDLIPTSVIGAFADNNILQVLLFSVLFGSALNLVGEAASGISRLINELSHVIFRIMGMIVRLAPIGVFGAIAFTTSKYGLDSLQHLGSLVGLFYLTCIAFVSVILGLVMRASGLRMWPLLKYLREELLIVMGTASSDAVLPQIMRKLEHLGIGSSTVGLVIPTGYSFNLDGFSIYLTLAIVFIANATGTPLAMTDLLTILLVSLITSKGAHGIPGSALVILAATLTAIPAIPVVGLVLVLAVDWFMGIGRALTNLIGNCVATVAIARWEKDIDVQRANKVLNGEQGYNFQPRKPVAQAAAKEF, encoded by the coding sequence ATGCTCAGATGGTGCTCGCGTTCAATCTTCCTCCAAGTGGTTCTCGGACTGATGCTCGGCATCGTCTGCGGGCTGACCCTTCCTGAATACTCGACCCAGCTCAAACCGCTCGGCGACGGCTTCATCAAACTGATCAAGATGCTCATCGGCCTCATCGTGTTCTGCGTGGTGGTCAGCGGCATCAGCGGCGCGGGCGATCTGAAGAAGGTCGGGCGCATCGGCCTCAAGTCGGTGATCTATTTTGAAGTGCTGACCACCATCGCCTTGGTCATCGGCCTGGTCTTCGCCTTCAGCACCGGCATCGGCAGCGGCGCGAATATCCATCTGGAGCAACTTTCCGCCGCGGACATGGGCGACATCGCCCAGCGCGGTCAGCACATGCACACCACCACGCAGTTCCTGATGGACCTGATCCCGACGTCGGTGATCGGTGCCTTTGCCGACAACAACATCCTGCAAGTCCTGCTGTTCTCGGTATTGTTCGGCAGCGCGTTGAATCTGGTCGGCGAAGCAGCGTCCGGGATCTCGCGGCTGATCAATGAACTGAGCCATGTGATCTTCCGCATCATGGGCATGATCGTGCGTCTGGCGCCGATCGGCGTGTTCGGCGCCATCGCCTTCACCACCAGCAAATATGGCCTCGATTCGCTGCAGCACCTGGGCAGTCTGGTCGGTTTGTTCTACCTGACCTGCATCGCGTTCGTCAGCGTGATTCTCGGTCTGGTGATGCGTGCCTCTGGCCTGCGTATGTGGCCACTGCTCAAGTACCTGCGTGAAGAGCTGTTGATCGTCATGGGCACCGCCTCGTCCGACGCCGTGCTGCCGCAGATCATGCGCAAACTTGAGCACCTGGGCATCGGCAGCTCGACTGTCGGCCTGGTGATTCCGACCGGCTACTCGTTCAACCTTGACGGTTTTTCGATCTACCTGACCCTGGCCATCGTCTTCATTGCCAACGCCACCGGCACACCGCTGGCGATGACCGACCTGCTGACCATTCTGCTGGTGTCGCTGATTACCTCCAAAGGTGCCCACGGTATTCCCGGTTCGGCACTGGTGATTCTGGCAGCAACGTTGACGGCGATTCCGGCGATCCCGGTGGTCGGTCTGGTGCTGGTGCTGGCGGTGGACTGGTTCATGGGCATCGGCCGGGCGCTGACCAACCTGATCGGCAACTGCGTTGCCACTGTGGCCATCGCGCGCTGGGAAAAGGACATCGACGTACAGCGGGCGAACAAGGTGCTCAACGGTGAGCAGGGCTATAACTTTCAGCCGAGAAAACCGGTCGCCCAGGCGGCGGCCAAAGAATTCTGA
- the morA gene encoding cyclic di-GMP receptor MorA encodes MSNVTPPASVSSTPPAPGSSLRGTLKGALATLVLLLLALLFWQLLDQLRETQKNQRQYTIDYTADLASQVSLNMALNAQIALNLLPIVEQPQSADEQQALLRKLQQSLPDLRSLALLTPSGKIISDSADNSHDADYLSELVRRSRAQAHYFSNADDGSVVHLLLHQASGSTRGYWALRLTPTFFDSLTKQGETGIRPLWLVENRVNHQIISRDEAQPSARPGVLSPDDMANTVLTVPLSSSDWQLRGLFDRQRVLEELLPAFIGKCLLGLAFSLLPVIALLNMRRRQRQLHEGRRRYQDIFEGTGVALCVLDLSGLKQVFDKAQIQTSDQLKAWLDQPQQRQQLLQELRVTEVNQVALQLLNVNSCEHAWQLLIDGHPHRQCAIGNQVLDAVLQQQKQLELEIKLPDINGRDQHLWMVLRLPTEQHDYKAVILSINDITSRKLIELSLLEREGFWSDVVRTVPDHLYVQDVISQRMIFSNHHLGQTLGYNRTELHQMGEYFWEILLHPEDADYYHRSRQMQRHAGYSQLLQCQLRFRHRDGKWRRFDIREQALARDKHDQVTRIIGVAKDITEQIEASESLRDSEQRYRMLAESISDVIFSTDSKLSLNYVSPSVQAVLGYDAEWIFQNGWQSTIANPQQLSGIYTLMDRVSKALDKPEQLAVLRNQVQTQMFLFDCLRADGRKIPIELRLVLVWDEHGAFEGVLGVGRDISQQRRAEKDLRMAATVFEHSTSAILITDPAGYIVQANEAFSRVSGYAVSEVLDQLPNMLTVDEQQDAHLRYVIKQLHEHNTWEGEVWMKRRNGEHYPAWVGITAVLDDEGDLASYVCFFSDISERKASEQRIHRLAYYDALTHLPNRTLFQDRLHTALQSAERQKSWVVLMFLDLDRFKPINDSLGHAAGDRMLKDMATRLLACVDDDDTVARMGGDEFTLLLQHRSSREMALNRAIHVAEQILGSLVRPFVLEGREFFVTASIGIALSPQDGNELSQLMKNADTAMYHAKERGKNNFQFYQADMNASALERLELESDLRHALEQNEFVLYYQPQFSGDGKRLTGAEALLRWRHPRRGLVPPGDFIPVLEELGLVVDVGDWVISEACRQLKTWHQNRVRVPKVSVNISARQFSDGQLGTRIATILRETGLPPACLELELTESILMREVSEAMQILAGLKNLGLSIAVDDFGTGYSSLNYLKQFPIDVLKIDRTFVDGLPSGEQDAQIARAIIAMAHSLNLAVIAEGVETHEQLDFLREHGCDEVQGYLFGRPMPAGRFEAQFSNDALFMFD; translated from the coding sequence TTGTCCAATGTCACTCCGCCAGCTTCTGTGAGCAGCACCCCACCGGCGCCCGGCTCGTCCCTGCGCGGTACATTAAAGGGTGCGCTGGCGACACTCGTGCTTTTGTTGCTCGCGTTGCTGTTCTGGCAACTGCTCGACCAATTGCGCGAAACCCAGAAAAACCAGCGTCAATACACCATCGATTACACCGCTGACCTCGCCTCGCAGGTCAGCCTGAACATGGCGCTGAACGCGCAAATCGCCCTCAATCTGCTACCGATCGTCGAACAACCGCAATCAGCCGACGAACAGCAGGCGTTGCTGCGCAAGCTCCAGCAATCCTTGCCTGACCTGCGCAGCCTGGCCCTGCTCACTCCTTCCGGAAAAATCATCAGCGACAGTGCCGACAACAGCCACGACGCCGATTACCTGAGCGAACTGGTGCGCCGCAGCCGTGCACAGGCGCATTACTTCAGCAACGCCGATGACGGTTCGGTGGTGCATCTGTTATTGCATCAGGCCAGCGGCAGCACGCGCGGTTATTGGGCGTTACGCCTGACCCCGACCTTCTTCGACTCGCTGACCAAACAGGGCGAAACCGGCATCCGCCCGTTGTGGCTGGTAGAAAACCGCGTCAATCATCAGATCATCAGCCGCGACGAAGCGCAGCCTTCGGCCAGGCCCGGCGTCTTGAGTCCGGACGACATGGCCAACACCGTGCTGACCGTGCCGCTAAGCAGCAGCGATTGGCAGTTGCGTGGCCTGTTCGACCGTCAGCGCGTGCTCGAAGAACTGCTGCCGGCGTTTATCGGCAAGTGCCTGTTGGGTCTGGCGTTCTCGCTGCTGCCGGTGATTGCGCTGTTGAACATGCGCCGTCGCCAGCGCCAGTTGCACGAAGGTCGTCGACGCTATCAGGACATTTTCGAAGGCACCGGCGTGGCCCTCTGTGTGCTTGATCTGTCCGGTTTGAAGCAGGTCTTCGACAAGGCGCAGATCCAGACCAGCGACCAGCTCAAGGCCTGGCTCGACCAACCGCAGCAACGCCAGCAACTGCTGCAGGAATTGCGCGTCACCGAGGTCAACCAGGTCGCGTTGCAACTGCTCAACGTCAATTCCTGCGAGCACGCCTGGCAACTGTTGATCGACGGCCATCCGCACCGCCAGTGCGCCATCGGCAATCAAGTCCTCGACGCCGTCCTGCAGCAACAAAAGCAGCTGGAACTGGAAATCAAACTGCCGGACATCAACGGTCGCGACCAACACCTGTGGATGGTGTTGCGCCTGCCGACCGAGCAGCACGACTACAAAGCGGTGATCCTCAGCATCAACGACATCACCAGCCGCAAGCTGATCGAACTGTCGCTGCTCGAGCGCGAAGGTTTCTGGTCCGACGTGGTGCGCACCGTGCCGGATCATCTGTACGTGCAGGACGTGATCAGCCAGCGGATGATTTTCAGTAACCACCACCTCGGTCAAACCCTCGGTTACAACCGCACTGAATTGCATCAGATGGGCGAGTATTTCTGGGAGATCCTGCTGCACCCGGAAGATGCCGACTACTACCATCGCTCGCGGCAGATGCAGCGTCACGCCGGTTACAGTCAGTTGCTCCAGTGCCAGTTGCGTTTCCGCCATCGCGACGGCAAATGGCGGCGTTTCGACATTCGCGAACAGGCCTTGGCCCGCGATAAACACGATCAGGTCACGCGGATCATCGGCGTGGCCAAGGACATCACCGAGCAGATCGAAGCCAGCGAATCCCTGCGCGACAGTGAGCAGCGCTACCGCATGCTCGCTGAAAGCATCAGCGACGTGATCTTCTCCACCGACAGCAAGCTCTCGCTGAACTACGTCAGCCCGTCGGTGCAAGCCGTGCTGGGCTACGACGCCGAGTGGATTTTCCAGAACGGCTGGCAATCGACCATCGCCAACCCGCAGCAACTGAGCGGCATCTACACGCTGATGGATCGCGTCAGCAAGGCGCTGGACAAACCCGAGCAACTGGCGGTGTTGCGCAATCAGGTGCAGACGCAAATGTTCCTGTTCGACTGCCTGCGCGCCGATGGCCGCAAGATCCCGATCGAGCTGCGTCTGGTGCTGGTGTGGGACGAACATGGCGCGTTCGAAGGCGTACTCGGTGTCGGTCGCGACATCAGTCAGCAACGCCGCGCCGAGAAAGACCTGCGCATGGCCGCCACGGTTTTCGAGCACTCGACCTCGGCGATCCTGATCACCGACCCGGCCGGCTACATCGTGCAAGCCAACGAAGCCTTCAGCCGCGTCAGCGGTTACGCCGTGAGCGAAGTGCTCGACCAGTTGCCGAACATGCTCACCGTTGATGAACAGCAGGACGCACACCTGCGTTACGTGATCAAGCAATTGCACGAGCACAACACGTGGGAAGGCGAAGTCTGGATGAAGCGCCGTAACGGCGAGCACTACCCGGCGTGGGTCGGCATCACCGCGGTGCTCGACGACGAGGGTGATCTGGCCAGTTACGTGTGCTTCTTCAGCGACATCAGCGAGCGCAAGGCCAGCGAGCAACGGATTCACCGCCTCGCCTACTACGACGCCCTGACCCACCTGCCGAACCGCACGCTGTTCCAGGATCGTCTGCACACTGCGCTGCAATCGGCCGAACGGCAGAAGTCGTGGGTGGTGCTGATGTTCCTCGACCTCGACCGCTTCAAACCGATCAACGACTCCCTCGGCCACGCCGCCGGCGACCGCATGTTGAAAGACATGGCCACGCGCCTGCTGGCCTGCGTCGATGATGACGACACCGTGGCGCGCATGGGCGGTGACGAATTCACGCTGCTGCTGCAACACCGCTCCAGCCGCGAAATGGCGTTGAACCGGGCGATTCATGTCGCCGAGCAGATCCTTGGCAGCCTGGTGCGACCGTTCGTGCTCGAAGGTCGCGAGTTCTTCGTCACCGCGAGTATCGGCATCGCCCTGAGTCCGCAGGACGGCAACGAACTCAGCCAGTTGATGAAGAACGCCGACACGGCGATGTACCACGCCAAGGAGCGCGGCAAGAACAACTTCCAGTTCTATCAAGCCGACATGAACGCCAGTGCGCTGGAGCGTCTGGAACTGGAAAGCGATTTGCGCCACGCCTTGGAACAGAACGAATTCGTCCTGTATTACCAACCGCAATTCAGCGGTGACGGCAAACGCCTGACCGGCGCCGAAGCGCTGTTGCGCTGGCGCCATCCGCGCCGTGGCCTGGTGCCGCCGGGGGATTTCATTCCGGTGCTGGAAGAGCTGGGTCTGGTGGTGGACGTCGGCGACTGGGTGATCAGCGAGGCGTGCCGTCAGCTGAAGACCTGGCACCAGAATCGTGTGCGTGTGCCGAAGGTGTCGGTGAACATCTCGGCGCGGCAATTTTCCGATGGCCAACTCGGCACGCGGATCGCCACAATCCTGCGTGAAACCGGCCTGCCACCGGCGTGTCTGGAGCTGGAGCTGACCGAAAGTATCCTGATGCGCGAAGTCAGCGAAGCGATGCAGATTCTCGCCGGGCTGAAAAACCTTGGCCTGAGCATTGCGGTCGACGACTTCGGCACCGGTTACTCATCGCTGAACTACCTAAAACAATTCCCGATCGACGTGTTGAAGATTGACCGCACCTTTGTCGATGGTTTGCCGTCCGGTGAGCAGGACGCGCAGATTGCCCGGGCGATCATCGCCATGGCGCACAGCCTGAATCTGGCGGTGATCGCCGAAGGCGTGGAAACCCATGAGCAACTGGACTTCTTGCGCGAACATGGCTGCGATGAGGTTCAGGGCTATCTGTTCGGGCGACCGATGCCGGCGGGGCGGTTCGAGGCGCAGTTCAGTAATGACGCGCTGTTCATGTTCGACTGA
- a CDS encoding DUF4105 domain-containing protein: MLKRLAWLALCVCAPLSAAPTIDPQRLQQLANDRFWISLGHYETAKLGGWRSYVSDKKFFLAPDGNEHPDHELAATVQALYAPASLGEQHAQCVYPARTRWLKAQLKLSDLPTPACAEYKKWFKDVSPHSAVMIFPAAYLNSPSSMFGHTLLRIDQADVQADKTSLLSYAINFGAYIEGSDNSILYAWKGLMGGYPGLFALVPYQEKLSEYRSLENRDLWEYRLNLTQEETARMVEHVWELKQIQFDYFFFDENCSYRLLELLQVARPSLRLTEQFPLTAIPTDTVKAVKEAGLVESIEYRPSRERELLSRAEPLSGEEQDWVLKVSADQQQLQDPAFKALPRDRQALIIDAAYRLERYRANGQERDPQRAQRSFELLRAINKNPAPELDIPQPGLPEDGHESRTWQAGLGTRGDRAFGEYGLRMAYHDLNDNAESFPLGAQIEILQMKLRQYEGNQWQFQQLDLATIRSLTPRNELLQPLSWQVTGGLERVPGKHDDETLVSHVNGGGGGTWALGDDVLGFALGTVRVEHNNDFAEFVSPAGGFNTGVLWKNPLGNMSLEAKGDYFFNGEVRRSLSLNQQWELSRNLGLRLSAQREFSHLATPETEVMLEVKWYHY, encoded by the coding sequence ATGCTCAAACGCCTTGCCTGGCTGGCGCTCTGTGTCTGCGCCCCGCTGTCCGCCGCGCCAACCATCGACCCTCAACGTTTGCAGCAACTGGCCAACGACCGCTTCTGGATTTCCCTCGGTCACTACGAAACCGCCAAGCTTGGTGGCTGGCGCAGCTATGTCAGCGACAAGAAGTTCTTTCTCGCGCCCGATGGCAATGAACACCCCGATCATGAACTGGCGGCGACCGTGCAAGCGCTGTACGCCCCGGCCAGTCTTGGCGAGCAACATGCGCAGTGTGTTTATCCGGCGCGCACTCGCTGGCTGAAAGCGCAACTCAAGCTCAGCGATCTGCCGACACCGGCATGCGCCGAGTACAAGAAATGGTTCAAGGATGTCTCGCCGCACAGCGCGGTGATGATCTTCCCGGCGGCTTACTTGAACAGTCCGTCATCGATGTTCGGCCACACCCTGCTGCGCATCGACCAGGCCGATGTGCAGGCCGACAAGACGTCGCTGCTCAGTTATGCGATCAACTTCGGCGCCTACATCGAAGGCTCGGACAACAGCATTCTGTATGCCTGGAAAGGTTTGATGGGCGGTTATCCGGGATTGTTCGCACTGGTGCCGTATCAGGAAAAACTCTCCGAATACCGCAGCCTGGAAAACCGTGATCTGTGGGAATACCGACTGAATCTGACGCAAGAAGAAACCGCGCGCATGGTCGAACATGTGTGGGAGTTGAAGCAGATCCAGTTCGACTATTTCTTCTTCGATGAAAACTGCTCGTATCGTCTGCTTGAGTTGCTGCAGGTGGCACGGCCGAGCCTGCGCCTGACCGAACAATTCCCGCTGACCGCGATTCCCACCGACACCGTCAAAGCGGTGAAAGAAGCCGGGCTGGTGGAAAGCATTGAATATCGTCCGTCCCGTGAGCGTGAATTGCTTAGCCGTGCCGAGCCGCTCAGCGGTGAAGAACAGGATTGGGTGCTGAAAGTCAGCGCCGATCAGCAGCAGTTGCAGGATCCGGCGTTCAAAGCCCTGCCCCGTGACCGTCAAGCGTTGATCATCGACGCTGCATATCGTCTTGAACGCTACCGCGCCAACGGCCAGGAGCGTGATCCGCAACGGGCGCAGCGCAGTTTTGAATTGCTGCGGGCGATCAACAAAAATCCCGCGCCGGAGCTGGACATTCCGCAGCCAGGCTTGCCGGAAGACGGCCACGAATCGCGTACCTGGCAGGCCGGTCTCGGCACCCGTGGTGATCGTGCGTTCGGCGAGTACGGCTTGCGCATGGCCTACCACGATCTCAACGACAACGCCGAAAGCTTCCCGCTCGGCGCGCAGATTGAAATCTTGCAGATGAAGCTGCGTCAGTACGAGGGCAATCAATGGCAGTTCCAGCAATTGGATCTGGCGACGATTCGCTCGCTGACGCCGCGCAATGAGCTATTGCAGCCGCTGTCGTGGCAAGTCACTGGCGGTCTTGAGCGCGTACCGGGCAAGCATGATGACGAAACGCTGGTCAGCCATGTGAATGGTGGTGGTGGCGGCACGTGGGCACTGGGTGATGATGTGCTGGGTTTTGCCCTCGGCACGGTGCGGGTTGAACACAACAATGACTTCGCCGAATTCGTGTCCCCGGCCGGCGGTTTCAATACCGGCGTGTTGTGGAAAAACCCGTTGGGGAATATGAGCCTGGAGGCCAAGGGCGATTACTTTTTCAATGGCGAAGTGCGCCGCAGCCTGAGTTTGAATCAGCAGTGGGAGTTGTCGCGTAATCTGGGTTTGCGCCTGAGTGCACAGCGTGAGTTCAGCCACCTCGCCACCCCGGAAACCGAGGTCATGCTTGAAGTGAAGTGGTATCACTATTGA